The DNA window CGGCGCTGATGTTTCCCTTGTCATGGGCGCTCGGGGAGCCGGGCGTCTTCGCGCCGAGCCCGCTCGTCCTCGGCGCGCTCGCCTATCAGACGGTCTGGGTGGTGGCGATCACCTATGTCATATGGTTCTGGGTGATGATCCGCTATCCGGCGGCCCAGATCTCCGCCTTCACCTTCCTGACCCCGCTGTTCGGGGTGATGTTCGGCGGCTGGCTGCTCGGCGAGCGCGTCAGCTCCTATCTGATCGCCGCCTTGGCGCTCGTCGCTCTCGGCATCTATCTCGTCAACAGCCCGCGGCCCGGCGCAAGGAGCGCGCCATGAACGACAAGGCCGACACCCCCGTCGAGCGGGCAAGGCGGGCGGCCAGGGCGCCGCTCAGGCGCCGCTTCTACGACCGGGCGCGGGCCGCCAAGACCAAGAGCGGCTTTCACGTTCTTCTCGACGGCAGCCCCATCCAGACGCCGGCGAGGACGCCGCTCGTCCTGCCGGCGCGGGCGCTCGCCGAAGCCATTGCCGCGGAGTGGCAGGTGCAGGGGACGAACATCGATCCCGCCGCCCTGCCGCTGACGCGGCTTGCCTTCACCGTCATCGACCGCGTCGCCCGCGCGCGGGAGGCCGTCATCGACGCCCTTGTCGCCTATGCCGGCTCCGACCTTGTCTGCTACCGCGCCGAGGAGCCGGAGGGGCTGATCGCCCGCCAAAGGCAAGCCTGGGACCCGGTGCTTGCCTGGGCCGCCGAACAGGGCCTCGAGCTTGTCACCGTCGCCGGCTTGACGCCCCGCGCACAACCCCGAAAGGCTCTCGACGGATTCCGCGAACAAATTGAAATAGAAAGCGATTTCATCCTCGGCGCGCTCGCCGACATGACCGGACTCATGGGCTCGGCGCTGCTGGCGCTGGCGGTCCTGCGCCGGCGCCTTTCCGCCGAGGAGGCGTGGGCCGCGGCCCATGTCGACGAGGATTGGCAGATCGCCCAGTGGGGCGAGGACGCGGAAGCAGCCCAGAGGCGGCGCGCGCGCTGGTGCGACATGCAGGCGGCGGCAAGGCTCGCGGCCCTGGTCGTGGGCGAGGCCTGAGCGCCGAGGCGCACCGGTCGATTCCCTCCTGCCGGATAATGCTCTAGGTTCATTCATCCGATTCCGGAGGGACGGGCGCCGATGAAAAAAATCCTCGACCAGCTTGAAAAACGCCGCGCCGAGGCGCGGGCAGGGGGCGGCAAGGCGCGCATCGAGGCGCAGCACAAGCGCGGCAAGCTGACGGCGCGCGAGCGCATCGAGCTGCTCATGGACGAGAACTCCTTCGAGGAGTTCGACATGTTCGTCGAGCACCGCTGCACCGATTTCGGCATGGGCGACTCGCGCATCCCCGGCGACGGCATCGTCACCGGCTGGGGCACGGTCAATGGCCGCACCGTCTACGTCTTCGCCAAGGATTTCACCGTCTTTGGCGGCTCGCTGTCGGAGGCCCACGCCGGCAAGATCATCAAGATCCAGGACATGGCGCTGCAAAACCGCGCCCCCATCGTCGGCCTGTTCGACGCCGGCGGCGCCCGCATCCAGGAGGGCGTGGCGGCGCTCGGCGGCTACGGCGAGGTGTTCCTGCGCAACGTCCAGGCCTCCGGCGTCATCCCGCAGATTTCGGTCATCATGGGGCCCTGCGCCGGCGGCGACGTCTATTCGCCGGCGATGACCGACTTCATCTTCATGGTCAAGGACACGAGCTACATGTTCGTCACCGGCCCGGACGTGGTGAAGACGGTGACCGGCGAGACGGTGAGCCCGGAGGAGCTCGGCGGCGCCAGCGTCCACGCGACCAAGTCCTCCGTCGCCGACGGCGCCTACGAGAACGATGTCGAGGCGCTGTTGCAGATGCGCCGGCTGATCGACTTTGTGCCCTCCTCGAACGTCGACCCGGTGCCGGAGCTGCCGAGCCACGACCATATCGACCGCCAGGAAATCTCCCTCGACACGCTGATCCCCGACAGCCCCAACAAGCCCTACGACATGAAGGAACTGATCCACAAAGTGGTCGACGAGGGCGATTTCTTCGAGATCCAGGAGGCCTTTGCCAAAAACATCGTCACCGGCTTTGCCCGCATGGAGGGCAAGACCGTCGGCATCGTCGCCAACCAGCCGCTGGTGCTCGCCGGCGTGCTCGATTCGGACGCCAGCCGCAAGGCGGCCCGCTTCGTGCGCTTCTGCGACTGCTTCAACATCCCGCTGATGACCTTCGTCGACGTGCCGGGCTTTCTGCCGGGCACCGACCAGGAATATGGCGGGCTGATCAAGCACGGCGCCAAGCTGCTCTTCGCCTATGCCGAGGCTACCGTGCCCAAGGTGACGGTGATCACGCGGAAAGCCTATGGCGGCGCCTACGACGTGATGAGCTCCAAGCACATCCGCGGCGACGTCAACTATGCCTGGCCGACGGCCGAGATCGCGGTCATGGGGCCGAAGGGGGCCGTCGAAATCCTCTACCGCGCCGAGCTCAAGGACAAGAGGAAGATCGCCAAGCGGATCAAGGACTACGAGAGCCGCTTCGCCAACCCGTTCGTCGCCGCCGAGCGCGGCTATATCGATGACGTGATCCTGCCGCACGGCACCCGCCGGCGCCTCTGCCGCGCGCTCGACATGCTGCGCCGCAAGACCCAAGAACGCCCCTGGAAGAAGCACAACAATATGCCGCTGTAGGGGGGGATACCGTGCCCACGGTATTGCGATGGCGGGGATACCGTTGTTTCTTCTACAGCAACGAGGGCGACGAGCCGCCCCACGTGCACGTCCGGCGGAACGACATGGAAGCCAAATTCTGGTTGCACGACTTGAGCTTGGCGATCAATTCCGGGTATCCGGCGCACGAAATCAGCGATATCATCCGCCATCTGCGATTGCACCGCGGCGAATTGGTGAGCGCTTGGCATGACCACTTTGGAGATTGATATCGGAGACCTGCGTGCCCGCTCGGTCGAATTCACCGCGACCGAGCTGGTAGTGACGCTCGCCGATGGCCGCAGGATCGCGACGCCGCTCGACTGGTATCCGCGGCTCAAGAGCGCCACGGCGGCGCAACGCGCCAATTACGAGATCATGCCGATGGGCATCCACTGGCCGGACATCGACGAGGATTTGAGCGTCGCCGGCATGTTGAAGGGGCACCCGGCCGAGGGCTGATGGTTGGCTGCGCCGCCGAGCGCGGCTATCTCGACGACGTGATCCTGCCGCACGGTACCCGCCCGCGCCTCTGCCGCGCGCTCGACATGCTGCGCCGCAAGACCCAAGAACGCCCCTGGAAGAAGCACAACAACATGCCGCTCTAAGAGACCGAGGACTTTCACTCCTGTGAATACATCATGTCCGATTGGCTTTTTGCCGTCATACCGGCGCAGGCCGGTATCCAGTCGCGGCGGTAGCGCGAAACGACAAAGTCCGTTCTGGACCCCGGCATTCGCCGGGGTGACGATAAGACGAATGGCATGAGTATTTTGGAGATTGAAGCGGGCGAAAGCCCGCCTGCCCGTGAGCGAAAAATTACGTCTCGACCAGCTCCACCGCGTAGGGATTCTTGGCGCCACGGTCGTCGGACAAGCTGCCCGACAGGCGCCGGGTGAGAAGCTCGATGGCGTCGGCGAGGTGTTCGTCGGCGATATTGTAGTCGCCCCTGGCGAGGCGGATCTTGTGCGCCTCGTGCAGCACCTGGGCGTGGGTCGCGCCCGTCGGCGGCTCGAACTTGTAGGCGGCAAGCTCCAGAAGCTGGCCCAGCGGGTCGCGGAAATAGATCGAATCCATGAAGCCGCGGTCGATCTCGCCGGAATTGGAGATGCCGCGCTCCTTCAGCCGCGCAGCCACCTGCGTATAGGTCGCCCGCGACACGGAAAAGGCGATGTGGTGCAGATTGCCGATGCCGTTCGGGTTGGGGGTGCGGTCCGGCTTGCGGCTCTCCTCGGTGAACACGGTGATCAGCCGCCCGTCGCCGGGATCGAAATAGAGATGGTTGACTTCCGGGTCGTCGAGATTGGGCTGCTCGAAGACGAACGGCATGCCGAGCACGCCCTCCCAGAAATCGATCGACGTTCGCCGGTCGGCGCCGTTGATCGTGATGTGGTGCACCCCCTGGGTCTGCAGCTTCTGCATCCGAGAACCTCCGATCGGAGCGTTGTTGGCACGTAGCGGCGCGGACGCTCGCCGCGCTCGTCCCATCCCGTCTCGCCTTCACAATGGGGTCTTCGGCCGGCGGACGCAAGGGCCGGCCCCGGCGGAGTGCCGTTCACGGGATCGTATTTTGCCAGCAGCCGGCATGCATGCGACGCTGGCCTCGGGCCAAGACACGCCGGGAGGGGAACGATGGCGCTGACGCCGCGACAGCAACAGCTTTGCGATCAGGACCGCTGGGACTTTTCGGGCCTGAAGGCGATCTTCATCAACTGCACCTTGAAGCCGACCGGCCAGCTCTCGCACACCGAGGCGCTGATGGGCGTCGCCCGCGAGATCATGGAGAAGAACGGCGTCGCGGGCGATTATCTGCGCGCCGCCGATTTCGACATCGCGCCGGGCGTCTATCCGGACATGACCGAGCACGGCTTTGCGAGCGACGACTGGCCGAAGATCCAGGACCGGGTCATGGAGGCCGACATTCTCGTCCTCGGCACGCCGATCTGGCTCGGCGACAAGTCCTCGATCGCCACCCGCGTCATCGAGCGGCTCTACGGCTTTTCGGGAAATCTCAACGCCCACGGCCAATATGCCTATTACGGCCGGGTCGGCGGCTGCATCGTCACTGGCAACGAGGACGGCATCAAGCATTGCGCCATGAACGTGCTCTATTCGCTGCAGCATCTGGGCTACGTCATCCCGCCGCAGGCCGACGCCGGCTGGATCGGCGAGGCCGGGCCCGGCCCCTCCTACGCCGACAAGGGCTCCGGCGGGCCGGAAAACGAGTTCACCCAGCGCAACACCACTTTCATGAGCTGGAACCTGATGCATGTCGCCCGCATGCTGAAGGAGGCCGGCGGCATCCCCGCCCACGGCAACCAGCGCTCGGCCTGGGAGGCCGGCTGCCGCTTCGATTATCCCAATCCCGATTATCGGTGAGGGAAGGGCGGGGAACGGTGGACATGAGGCCGGTTCTCTGCGAATTGTTCCGCCGCCGGGAGAGGCGGGGTAGGCGGCGATGTTCTTCTATCTTTCCAAGATCGTCTGGTTTGTCGTCCAGCCCTCTTCGGCGATCCTGGCCCTCGCGATCGCCGGCGCCGTGCTGCTCTATACGCGCCGGTGGCGGTTGGGGCGGGCAGCGGTCGTCACCGCGGTCCTCCTGCTCGGTGTGGCGGGCTTAAGTCCCCTCGGCCAGGCGCTGATCCTGCCGCTGGAACAGCGGTTTCCGCCCATCGCGGAGCCCGCTCCGGCACCGGACGGGATCATCGTCCTCGGCGGCGCATTCGACACGCTGGTCTCGCCGGCGCGCGGCGTTGCCGCGCTGAACGAGGCGGCGGAGCGGCTCACCGCCCTGGTTTCGCTCGCCCGCCGCTATCCGCAGGCGAAGATCGTCTTTTCCGGCGGCTCGCCGCAGGTCTTCTTTTCCGGCGCCCGTGAAACCGATATCGCCCGCGACATGCTCGCCGACGCGGGCATCGCGCCGGAGCGGCTGATCCTCGAGGACCGTTCGCTCAACACCTTCCAGAATGCGCTGCTGACCAAGGGAATCCTGCG is part of the Hyphomicrobiales bacterium genome and encodes:
- a CDS encoding DUF4160 domain-containing protein — its product is MHVRRNDMEAKFWLHDLSLAINSGYPAHEISDIIRHLRLHRGELVSAWHDHFGD
- a CDS encoding flavodoxin family protein is translated as MALTPRQQQLCDQDRWDFSGLKAIFINCTLKPTGQLSHTEALMGVAREIMEKNGVAGDYLRAADFDIAPGVYPDMTEHGFASDDWPKIQDRVMEADILVLGTPIWLGDKSSIATRVIERLYGFSGNLNAHGQYAYYGRVGGCIVTGNEDGIKHCAMNVLYSLQHLGYVIPPQADAGWIGEAGPGPSYADKGSGGPENEFTQRNTTFMSWNLMHVARMLKEAGGIPAHGNQRSAWEAGCRFDYPNPDYR
- a CDS encoding YdcF family protein → MFFYLSKIVWFVVQPSSAILALAIAGAVLLYTRRWRLGRAAVVTAVLLLGVAGLSPLGQALILPLEQRFPPIAEPAPAPDGIIVLGGAFDTLVSPARGVAALNEAAERLTALVSLARRYPQAKIVFSGGSPQVFFSGARETDIARDMLADAGIAPERLILEDRSLNTFQNALLTKGILRPKASERWLLVTSAYHMPRAIGSFRRVGFPVTAYTVDYRTRGLVDLLRPFDKVSEGLRRVDIATREWVGLIVYWLTGRTSAFFPAP
- a CDS encoding ATP12 family protein, with the translated sequence MNDKADTPVERARRAARAPLRRRFYDRARAAKTKSGFHVLLDGSPIQTPARTPLVLPARALAEAIAAEWQVQGTNIDPAALPLTRLAFTVIDRVARAREAVIDALVAYAGSDLVCYRAEEPEGLIARQRQAWDPVLAWAAEQGLELVTVAGLTPRAQPRKALDGFREQIEIESDFILGALADMTGLMGSALLALAVLRRRLSAEEAWAAAHVDEDWQIAQWGEDAEAAQRRRARWCDMQAAARLAALVVGEA
- a CDS encoding acyl-CoA carboxylase subunit beta, translated to MKKILDQLEKRRAEARAGGGKARIEAQHKRGKLTARERIELLMDENSFEEFDMFVEHRCTDFGMGDSRIPGDGIVTGWGTVNGRTVYVFAKDFTVFGGSLSEAHAGKIIKIQDMALQNRAPIVGLFDAGGARIQEGVAALGGYGEVFLRNVQASGVIPQISVIMGPCAGGDVYSPAMTDFIFMVKDTSYMFVTGPDVVKTVTGETVSPEELGGASVHATKSSVADGAYENDVEALLQMRRLIDFVPSSNVDPVPELPSHDHIDRQEISLDTLIPDSPNKPYDMKELIHKVVDEGDFFEIQEAFAKNIVTGFARMEGKTVGIVANQPLVLAGVLDSDASRKAARFVRFCDCFNIPLMTFVDVPGFLPGTDQEYGGLIKHGAKLLFAYAEATVPKVTVITRKAYGGAYDVMSSKHIRGDVNYAWPTAEIAVMGPKGAVEILYRAELKDKRKIAKRIKDYESRFANPFVAAERGYIDDVILPHGTRRRLCRALDMLRRKTQERPWKKHNNMPL
- a CDS encoding DUF2442 domain-containing protein, which translates into the protein MTTLEIDIGDLRARSVEFTATELVVTLADGRRIATPLDWYPRLKSATAAQRANYEIMPMGIHWPDIDEDLSVAGMLKGHPAEG
- a CDS encoding VOC family protein, whose amino-acid sequence is MQKLQTQGVHHITINGADRRTSIDFWEGVLGMPFVFEQPNLDDPEVNHLYFDPGDGRLITVFTEESRKPDRTPNPNGIGNLHHIAFSVSRATYTQVAARLKERGISNSGEIDRGFMDSIYFRDPLGQLLELAAYKFEPPTGATHAQVLHEAHKIRLARGDYNIADEHLADAIELLTRRLSGSLSDDRGAKNPYAVELVET